From Epinephelus lanceolatus isolate andai-2023 chromosome 2, ASM4190304v1, whole genome shotgun sequence, one genomic window encodes:
- the marchf3 gene encoding E3 ubiquitin-protein ligase MARCHF3 translates to MAPHIADMTAEEPLGPWVSSPVGEVKLTPECRLEEELNNCNQEATHYNTDMPAEGCAPNTDSLCSEEPFCRICHEDRASGELLSPCECSGSLAMVHRACLEHWLTASNSSHCELCHHQFALERLPKPLTEWLCSPSMQQQRRTLCGDAVCFLFITPLASLSGWLCVQGAMDLHYTNGMEALGLLVLTLALFTIYVFWTVVSVRYHMHLFRTWKKTDQRVRLQIPSPPHATSNQHVLCINTFGKATNKETMV, encoded by the exons ATGGCCCCTCATATAGCAGACATGACAGCAGAGGAGCCCCTGGGCCCGTGGGTGtccagccctgtgggggaggtCAAGTTAACGCCTGAATGCAGGCTGGAGGAGGAACTCAACAACTGCAACCAAGAAGCAACACACTATAACACAGACATGCCTGCTGAGGGATGTGCACCAAACACTGACAG TCTGTGCAGCGAGGAGCCATTTTGTAGGATCTGCCATGAAGACAGGGCGTCAGGGGAGCTGCTGTCGCCCTGCGAGTGCTCTGGTAGCCTGGCCATGGTGCACCGGGCCTGCCTGGAGCACTGGCTCACCGCCTCCAACAGCAGCCACTGTGAACTCTGCCACCACCAGTTTGCACTGGAGCGCCTGCCAAAACCTCTCACTGag TGGTTGTGCTCTCCATccatgcagcagcagaggaggacgcTGTGTGGTGACGCAGTGTGTTTCCTGTTCATCACGCCACTGGCCAGCCTGTCAGGGTGGCTGTGTGTTCAGGGAGCCATGGACCTCCACTACACTAACGGCATGGAGGCCCTGGGGCTCCTGGTCCTCACGCTGGCCCTCTTCACCATATACGTCTTCTGGACCGTG GTATCTGTGCGCTACCACATGCATCTGTTCAGGACGTGGAAGAAGACGGACCAGAGAGTGCGACTGCAGATTCCCTCGCCCCCTCACGCCACATCCAACCAACACGTCCTGTGCATAAACACCTTCGGCAAAGCCACCAACAAAGAGACTATGGTGTAG
- the gjd6 gene encoding gap junction protein delta 6: MTEWTLLKRLLDAVHQHSTMIGRLWLTVMVIFRLLIVAVATEDVYTDEQEMFVCNTLQPGCSTVCYDAFAPISQPRFWVFHIISVSTPSLCFIIYTWHNLSKLPHNTTQRQRQGLGDIPGQGGPDVGQGGEREVYDRSCDSDSCSIRSHKHLGHSLADVLEGINIQSLQRADPNNMVSLSHARDCTLKEGTAEGHVVSGGVLSKCYVFHVCLRAVLEVGFVLAQWKLFGFQVPVHFLCTSAPCSQPVDCYVSRPTEKTIFLLFMFCVGVFCILLNLLELNHLGWKKIRQVVRLRERASWRSCPGMRGGYETFPPDSPSLTSSLGFRDVTNTTSLPTLDLVVGHQPDWTCAINCGRMRGPEEVRGTRTEQPKRQDSHKGEKQPLKSKKAIRESKQRSAEVWI; encoded by the coding sequence ATGACGGAGTGGACCCTGCTCAAACGTCTCCTGGATGCTGTCCACCAGCACTCCACCATGATTGGACGCCTGTGGCTCACTGTCATGGTCATCTTCCGGCTGCTCATTGTCGCTGTGGCGACTGAGGATGTGTACACCGACGAGCAGGAGATGTTCGTGTGCAACACGCTACAGCCGGGATGCTCCACTGTCTGCTACGACGCTTTCGCACCCATCTCGCAACCTCGTTTCTGGGTCTTCCACATCATCAGCGTCTCCACGCCGTCGCTCTGCTTCATCATCTACACCTGGCACAACCTGTCCAAGCTGCCCCACAACACCACCCAGAGGCAAAGGCAAGGACTGGGGGATATCCCAGGGCAGGGAGGCCCAGATGTGGGGCAAGGTGGAGAGCGGGAGGTGTATGATCGGAGCTGCGACTCAGACAGCTGCTCCATCCGCTCACATAAGCATCTCGGTCACAGCCTGGCGGACGTGCTGGAGGGCATCAACATCCAGAGCCTCCAGAGGGCAGACCCCAACAACATGGTGTCCTTGAGCCATGCCCGAGATTGCACCCTCAAGGAGGGGACCGCAGAGGGTCATGTGGTCTCTGGAGGCGTTCTGTCAAAATGTTATGTCTTCCATGTGTGTTTACGGGCTGTCCTGGAGGTGGGCTTCGTCCTGGCCCAGTGGAAGCTGTTTGGCTTCCAGGTGCCCGTCCATTTCCTCTGTACCTCGGCTCCCTGCAGCCAGCCGGTGGACTGCTACGTCTCCAGGCCCACGGAGAAGACCATCTTCTTGCTCTTCATGTTTTGCGTCGGGGTCTTTTGTATCCTCCTCAACCTGCTGGAGCTCAACCACCTGGGCTGGAAGAAGATCCGTCAGGTGGTGAGGCTCAGGGAGAGGGCGTCCTGGAGAAGTTGTCCAGGAATGAGGGGGGGATATGAAACCTTCCCTCCAGACAGCCCCTCTCTCACATCCTCTTTAGGCTTCAGAGATGTGACCAACACCACCTCCCTGCCCACTCTGGACCTGGTGGTGGGTCACCAGCCTGACTGGACCTGTGCTATCAACTGTGGCAGGATGAGGGGGCCTGAGGAGGTCAGAGGGACCAGAACAGAGCAACCAAAGAGACAGGACTCACATAAAGGAGAGAAGCAGCCTCTGAAGAGTAAGAAGGCCATCAGAGAGTCCAAACAGAGGAGTGCTGAGGTCTGGATATAG